TTCAATAATTGTGTTTTCAATATTGGTCTTTCCGATTATTGTGTAAACACTATTGTCAATTTTGTTTTTGGTATTCTGTCTGTTGTTGGCTATTGTGGTGTTGTTTATGTTTAAAATACCGTAATTGAAAATTGAACTTCCATAACCGTATTCCCCATTGATTGAGTTGTTGATGAATCTTGAATTGCTTATATTGTTTTCATATTGATAAAAAGTAACCGCTCCACCATAAGGGGTCTTTCCGCTGACCAGATTATTGATAAAGTCACAGTTGTCAATTGAATTCATTGAAACTGCACTGTGGATTGCGCCTGAAGCATTAGTTGCTTTGTTATTGATGAATGTTGTATTGACAAATTGGGCAATTGAACTTCCAATATGTGCTGAACCTCCATGAATTGCAGAATTGCCCGTAAAAGAACAGTTTATAATGCTTACAGAGGATAATTGTGTGTTAATGGCTCCGCCCAAAGTCCCAGCGGTATTGTCTATAAATTTACAGTCAATAAAAGAAACATTTAATGCGCTTTTAAGAGATGCTGCACTGCCTGAAATTGAATTTCCGTTTTTAAATGTCAATCCTCTGATGAGGACATTTGAAGCATAAATTTCAAATATCTGACTTGTATTTTCACCATCAAATATCACATCAGGACCTTGGGCTTCAATTCTGACAGATTTTTCAATAGCCAGATATACATTTCCTTCATCAACATATCTTCCAGGTGCAATAAATATTCTGTCCCCATCATTTGCACTGTCCAGTGCTTTTTGCAAGTTGCTGTAGGGATTTTTTATTGAACCGTTTTCCACTCCTGTGGCACTGGCATTAACGTACCATTCGTTAGTTTCTGCACTGGCCAAATCATGTTCTTCGACGATTATTTGTGAGGTAATGGTTTCATTCTCATTTTCCGCTGCACTTGCGCATGAAATGATAAGAAAAGAGAAAAGTAGAATCAAAAGTAAATATCTTTTTTTAAGCAAAATAGTCCCTCCAATAGAAATTATATTTATAATTTTGTTTAGATTGAATATAAATTTTTGTAAAAAAATCTGTAAAAGAGCAAATTTAAGATACCGCATCTACATTAACGAATCCCCATCAATGAAATTAATCCATTGAATTAATTAAATAAAAAATTCATCTAATAATTATGAGGGTTATTAATTTATGTTACATTTTAATTAATCAAAAATGTAAAATAAATGAAGGAAAATTAGAGTTCCTCCACGGAAAAAGAACCCAAATCCAGCAGGTCAAAGGTTAGAATCTTAGGGGCCACAGTAACCTTTCCGACACCCGTCAGTATCTTATAGGCCTCGAAAGCTTCAAGACAGCCGATTAAATTTGGAGTCGGTCCGATTACCGGAGGAACGCCTGAAGTAACATTTTTCAAAGCTTCAATGACATCATCATCTAATTCCTTGCCCAGTGAAGGGAGATTAAACATCTCCTCATATGTCTTGTCGCTGTTCGGCAGGAACACGGTAATCTGGCCCATGGTTCCGTGGATTGCGCCGTGAATATATGGAATATTCTTTTCCTTGGCCTTTCTTGATACGATAACCCTGGTCAGTACGTTATCCAAAGCGTCAATCACCATATCCGAATCACCGATGACCTTATCGATGTTGGTCCGGTCAACATGTTCATTGAATGTCGTGACCTTGACGTAAGGATTGATTAATCTAACTTTCTCCTTGGCAACAGCACTTTTGTCAAGACCTAAATCGGCTATTGAAGCCAATGTCTGTCTGTTTAAATTTGATAAGTCAAAAGCATCCTTATCGACTAAAACCAGCTCACCGATACCCATTCTTGCAAGCATTTCTATAGTTTCACCGCCGATTCCTCCACAGCCAATAACGGTTATCTTTGCGTCTTTAAATCTTTCCTGCTCGCTTCTTGTAACTATACTCATTTGACGGGAAGCTATTTCCCAATATCCATCTCCAATAAATCTTGTCGGCATCTTTTCACCTTAATATAACAATAGTTATTTTTTCTACAAATAATATTAATACCCAATGATATATAAGCTTTTTGAAAAGCAAAACTTTAAAACAAAAAGCAACTTAAATCATATCATGAAATTAATCATTTTTCATGACACTTACAGAAAAGAAGCTTCACAGACAAAAGAAAAACTGATTGAAATCACAGAAGAGCTGAAAATTGAAATAACCGATAACATTAACGATGCGGACATTGTAATTTCAATCGGAGGTGACGGAACATTTCTGAAATCAGCAAGACTTTCTGAAGGCAAGCCGATTTTAGGAATTAATACCGGAACGTTAGGCTTTTTAACTGAAGTTTCACCTGAAAACATCAAAAAGGCACTCCAAAAGATTTCAGAGGGAAACTATGAAATTGAAAATAGAATGATGCTGGAAGGCGAAATAATTAAAGAAACTGGAGAAAGAATTGAAATACCGGAAAGCCTCAACGAAATAACCATATCCAAAAACACCATAGGAGTTGTCAGATTCGATGCAATAATTAACGGAAAAGTAATCAATTCATATACGGCAGACGGCATATTGGTATGCACACCAACGGGCTCAACCGCATACAACCTGTCCTGCGGCGGACCGATAGTGGATCCCACAGCACAAATCATGACATTAACGCCGATTGCTCCGCACACCATACTAAACCGAAGCGTAATCCTTTCAGACGATTCGACTGTTGAAATCAGGATAACTGAACTCAGGGAGAATACCACCTCACATGTCCTCTATGACGGAAAAGCCATTGAAGTATTCAGTGGAGATACTGTAAGGATTAAAAAATCAGATAAAATCACCAAAATAATCAAGCTGGAAGAGAGAAGCTTTATCGACAATATTCGTGAAAATATTAAATAAACTCTTTCAAATCCATTTCATTTATTATCCTTTTTCTTAAAATTTTATCTATTCCCGTTCCGTACTGGGCTGCCTTTTTTGGCCTGTAGGCGATTTCCGTGTCAAGCCCTTCATTGAATGCGAATTTCCTCAAGACGTTTTTACGCAAGACATCACCAGGACCTGAAATCTTGTTTTTAACCGGCAGGTTGATTGCATATTCAACCAGACTCTTGTCAAGGAAAGGAAGTCTCACTTCAACGCTGTTGAGCATTGCGCAGGCGTCGTCACGTTCCAGATTGACGTGATACATGTTGGAGATGTCCTGTCTCAGTTCCCACTGCAGGTCGCCCGTTTCATAGCTTTTAAGATACCTGTTGTATCCTCCAAAAAGCTCGTCTGCGCCCTGGCCTGAAATGGCTACCTTCAATCCGTCCTCGTGAATCATTCTTGTTGCAAAATACGTTGTAAGTCCGACGCCGACCTTCATAAGGTTATCGTCTCCAATTGCATGAACTACACGGCCGATATGTTCCTTAATCAGGTCTTCGGTTAAAACTTGAACCTTCAAAGGCAAATCCATGTATTCTGCAGCATATCTTGCGCCTTCAAGGTCCTTTGAGCCTTCAACACCGACGGCGTACAACGTTATATCCAGCTTTTTGTTGAGGGATATTTCCTGAAGAAGGGCTGCTAAAATCGAACTGTCAACACCCCCTGAAAATATTACGCCGAGCTCGTCTAATCCTTCAACCCTTTTGGAAACGCTTAACTTTAAAAGCTTGGCCAGCTTAGATGCGTCGACTTCCATAATCTTTTCATATATTGCCTGCACCGGAGCTACATCATCCCAGTTAAAAAGTATGTGTTCGGGCTTTAACGTGAGGATTTCGGTAAATCCGACTTCATACAAACTGTCACGGGAGGAGGCGAAACCGCACAAATCATCGCTTACTGCAAAAAACAGAGGCTTTACGCCAAGAGGGTCACGTGCAATAGCCAGATTCTCACCGTCCCAAACCGCAAAAGCGTAATCTCCGTCAATAAGACGCAATGCTGACTGAACAGCTTTAAGCAAGTCGCCTTTATTGTAAAAGTCAATCAGATGAAGAAGAGCCTCACTGTCGGATTTTATTTCAGCCCCGACACCTACCTTTGAGAGGAAGTTTCTTATTGTGCTGAAATTATAGAGCTCCCCATTGAAGACTAAAACCAGATTTTCGCTTTTTACCGGCTGAGAGACTGAAATCCTGTCGTACATGTCATAAATAGAAAGCAGGTTATGGCCAAAACCGAAATCATATTCATTATCGTCACTGAAAGTATCCAAATCTATGTTTAAATTTATTTCATTTAAATAAAGGCCTGATGAATCGGGTCCACGACTTTTAGACACCTTCAACATATTAATCAAATCATTTCCTTTAAAATTGCCTTGAAGACCAACAATTGAACACATAATAATAAATATAAAAATGATTAGTAAAAAAATATTCGTTTTTCTGAGTCGGGACAATTTTACTCACCCATTAAAATTTTACTCTGCTTTTGTT
This is a stretch of genomic DNA from Methanobrevibacter millerae. It encodes these proteins:
- a CDS encoding HesA/MoeB/ThiF family protein — encoded protein: MPTRFIGDGYWEIASRQMSIVTRSEQERFKDAKITVIGCGGIGGETIEMLARMGIGELVLVDKDAFDLSNLNRQTLASIADLGLDKSAVAKEKVRLINPYVKVTTFNEHVDRTNIDKVIGDSDMVIDALDNVLTRVIVSRKAKEKNIPYIHGAIHGTMGQITVFLPNSDKTYEEMFNLPSLGKELDDDVIEALKNVTSGVPPVIGPTPNLIGCLEAFEAYKILTGVGKVTVAPKILTFDLLDLGSFSVEEL
- a CDS encoding NAD(+)/NADH kinase encodes the protein MKLIIFHDTYRKEASQTKEKLIEITEELKIEITDNINDADIVISIGGDGTFLKSARLSEGKPILGINTGTLGFLTEVSPENIKKALQKISEGNYEIENRMMLEGEIIKETGERIEIPESLNEITISKNTIGVVRFDAIINGKVINSYTADGILVCTPTGSTAYNLSCGGPIVDPTAQIMTLTPIAPHTILNRSVILSDDSTVEIRITELRENTTSHVLYDGKAIEVFSGDTVRIKKSDKITKIIKLEERSFIDNIRENIK
- a CDS encoding DUF7411 family protein translates to MCSIVGLQGNFKGNDLINMLKVSKSRGPDSSGLYLNEINLNIDLDTFSDDNEYDFGFGHNLLSIYDMYDRISVSQPVKSENLVLVFNGELYNFSTIRNFLSKVGVGAEIKSDSEALLHLIDFYNKGDLLKAVQSALRLIDGDYAFAVWDGENLAIARDPLGVKPLFFAVSDDLCGFASSRDSLYEVGFTEILTLKPEHILFNWDDVAPVQAIYEKIMEVDASKLAKLLKLSVSKRVEGLDELGVIFSGGVDSSILAALLQEISLNKKLDITLYAVGVEGSKDLEGARYAAEYMDLPLKVQVLTEDLIKEHIGRVVHAIGDDNLMKVGVGLTTYFATRMIHEDGLKVAISGQGADELFGGYNRYLKSYETGDLQWELRQDISNMYHVNLERDDACAMLNSVEVRLPFLDKSLVEYAINLPVKNKISGPGDVLRKNVLRKFAFNEGLDTEIAYRPKKAAQYGTGIDKILRKRIINEMDLKEFI